The Candidatus Poribacteria bacterium genome has a segment encoding these proteins:
- a CDS encoding glycosyltransferase family 4 protein, translating into MKKPIVGFLSRLQPEKGGGTYLQIARMIPDALFVAVAPTLMFYEHVSLPDNFIYAGPQPRENLPLFFNAFDIHCFPSVVGEETFGMVALEAMACGTPVVASRFDGIPEVVGDTGVLVPAETYSDEMGSIAGYVSAEEMAKAIRELLDNPERRLRLGEMAHRRALGFTWEKAARELVELFDELNRRLRYPSPQRPEVSVFFTPFLHESDGSLDYQSILAGITEDRKRLLMFEAYIQSVEEGLALALLKHHTWHEVEVILYRFCGREEAKTLLRRVRQFLQALSV; encoded by the coding sequence ATGAAAAAGCCGATTGTGGGCTTCCTCTCCAGGTTACAACCGGAGAAGGGAGGTGGAACCTATCTGCAAATCGCCCGAATGATCCCCGATGCTCTCTTCGTGGCCGTTGCTCCCACCCTCATGTTCTATGAGCATGTGTCACTGCCGGACAACTTCATTTATGCAGGTCCGCAACCCAGGGAAAACCTACCTCTGTTCTTCAACGCCTTTGATATCCATTGTTTCCCGTCCGTAGTGGGGGAGGAAACGTTCGGCATGGTCGCCTTAGAGGCAATGGCCTGTGGAACACCTGTTGTGGCATCTCGTTTTGACGGAATCCCGGAGGTGGTGGGGGATACAGGTGTGTTGGTGCCGGCGGAGACTTACTCCGATGAGATGGGCAGCATAGCGGGTTATGTCTCAGCCGAGGAGATGGCAAAGGCGATCAGGGAGTTATTGGATAACCCGGAGAGACGGCTTCGCCTGGGCGAGATGGCTCACAGAAGGGCTTTAGGGTTCACATGGGAGAAAGCGGCTCGCGAGCTTGTGGAGCTTTTCGATGAGCTTAACCGTCGTCTTCGTTATCCCTCCCCTCAACGCCCTGAAGTATCGGTTTTCTTCACGCCTTTCCTTCACGAAAGCGATGGGAGTTTGGATTATCAATCTATTCTAGCCGGTATCACCGAAGATCGTAAGAGGCTCTTGATGTTTGAGGCATATATTCAAAGTGTGGAGGAGGGTCTGGCTTTGGCTCTGTTGAAACACCACACCTGGCATGAGGTTGAGGTTATACTGTATCGGTTTTGCGGCCGGGAGGAAGCGAAAACCCTCCTTCGCCGGGTTCGCCAGTTTCTCCAAGCCCTCTCAGTATAG
- a CDS encoding PD40 domain-containing protein → MRFRGRLTCLILSSALSLSGVMVLITVQSQPPKRAKIAFTSNRDGNFEIYLMDTDGGNIQRLTNHPADDWQPAWSPDGKKIAFASNRSGNFDIYVMDAEGEGEPKNLTDDPAADDGSPAWSPDGKKIAFVSSRDGNQDIYVMDADGKNIRNLTKHPARDRSPTWSPDGREIAFQSDRDKHEAIYVIDMDGEIVRKLADQGNCWHPAWSPDGEKIAFHSARSGNAEIYIMDVNGRNQHNLTHNPLPDRYPIWSPDGRQIAFTRLEGGQDEIYVMDVDGRNVRRLTNNPWHDVASSWFDPTVSVSFYDKWITIWGWLKWFNK, encoded by the coding sequence ATGAGGTTTAGAGGGAGATTAACGTGTCTGATATTGAGCAGTGCCCTCTCTCTGAGCGGTGTAATGGTATTGATAACCGTTCAATCACAACCGCCCAAGAGAGCGAAAATCGCTTTCACCTCAAATCGGGATGGGAATTTCGAGATCTACTTGATGGACACCGATGGTGGGAATATCCAGAGACTAACTAACCATCCCGCCGATGATTGGCAACCGGCCTGGTCGCCCGATGGGAAAAAGATCGCCTTTGCGTCGAATCGCAGTGGGAACTTTGATATTTACGTGATGGATGCTGAGGGGGAGGGAGAACCTAAGAACCTAACTGATGATCCCGCGGCGGATGATGGGTCTCCAGCATGGTCACCTGATGGGAAAAAGATCGCTTTTGTCTCCTCACGGGATGGTAATCAGGATATCTATGTGATGGATGCGGATGGGAAGAATATCAGAAATCTCACCAAACATCCTGCGAGGGATAGATCCCCAACATGGTCACCCGATGGTAGAGAGATTGCCTTTCAGTCTGACCGAGATAAACATGAGGCGATCTATGTGATAGATATGGACGGGGAAATTGTCCGAAAGCTAGCTGATCAGGGAAATTGTTGGCACCCGGCTTGGTCACCTGACGGTGAAAAGATTGCTTTCCATTCGGCTCGGAGTGGAAATGCTGAGATCTACATAATGGACGTAAACGGGAGGAACCAACATAATTTGACTCATAACCCTTTACCTGACAGATATCCCATTTGGTCACCCGATGGGCGTCAGATCGCCTTCACACGACTGGAAGGTGGACAAGATGAGATCTACGTGATGGATGTAGATGGACGAAACGTTCGCAGATTGACCAATAATCCCTGGCATGATGTGGCTTCATCATGGTTTGATCCTACTGTTTCTGTCTCTTTCTATGATAAATGGATAACAATATGGGGTTGGCTTAAATGGTTCAACAAATGA